A genome region from Equus caballus isolate H_3958 breed thoroughbred chromosome 19, TB-T2T, whole genome shotgun sequence includes the following:
- the LOC111768972 gene encoding basic salivary proline-rich protein 1-like — protein sequence MAQNAAPKLERQTGNSENPSLLEQEAQSQELHGNQGQGSPQGPQEAPRVQGPGPGAATEDVEALGPAFYPKRSFKPDSQGLQAAFPASRRGIAGHLLPPIGGEANNNPNPTSSSGCRVVTQVSASQGEDDGLEGGEEGESPSTQDFKPEDAPAEGLQDDNGKVPLHAQSAGAGAPNCRWQQEIRDPVGPLRGFRPPALAVGPSRVAASLGEEGGSAGSVLPPSSPWPWPRQVSAPERPQVPSGRSPEPVKRGARRPIPSPAPGGSPAGGRVPSVRRPLPAACGRGAQGRGRAAAPGRRRKARHRLGHGRRRAQAEARAPEGRGRRARRGPGLRAPARPSVQQRSPGGRRARQAPMAPGQLQRPPRAWWGEAVPTRVRPAARLSLAHSEPLRPRRPRLWGWRLPRLPPPGPGAANPSLPASRDFPDGAMLSFQDNQGSSPPGDLSRRPPPEIPRRFPPCRYQTGNSSH from the exons GGAAGCCCCCAGGGTCCCCAGGAGGCGCCCAGGGTCCAAGGTCCGGGCCCGGGAGCTGCTACCGAGGACGTAGAGGCGCTAGGTCCTGCCTTCTACCCTAAACGTTCCTTTAAGCCGGATTCCCAAGGGCTTCAGGCGGCCTTTCCTGCAAGTCGCCGGGGCATCGCAGGGCATCTGCTGCCCCCTATCGGTGGTGAGGCGAACAATAACCCGAACCCA ACATCCAGCTCCGGCTGCCGCGTTGTAACGCAGGTGTCCGCCAGTCAAGGAGAAGATGATGGATT ggagggaggggaagagggagaatcGCCTTCTACACAAGACTTTAAGCCGGAAGACGCCCCGGCGGAGGGTCTTCAGGACGACAACGGAAAAGTCCCACTACACGCTCAGAGCGCTGGTGCTGGCGCCCCCAACTGCCGGTGGCAGCAGGAGATCCGGGATCCAGTTGGTCCCCTCCGAGGGTTCCGCCCGCCCGCGCTGGCGGTGGGGCCCTCCAGGGTCGCTGCGAgtctgggagaggaaggaggctCCGCTGGCTCCGTTCTCCCTCCCAGCTCGCCGTGGCCATGGCCCCGCCAAGTCTCCGCTCCCGAGCGGCCGCAGGTGCCGAGTGGCCGATCCCCGGAGCCAGTGAAACGCGGGGCTCGCCGCCCCATCCCGTCCCCGGCTCCAGGAGGGTCTCCGGCGGGTGGCCGCGTCCCCTCGGTCCGGCGCCCCCTCCCCGCGGCCTGTGGGCGCGGCGCGCAGgggcgcgggcgggcggcggcTCCCGGGCGCAGGCGGAAGGCGCGGCACCGCCTCGGTCACGGCCGCCGCCGGGCTCAGGCGGAAGCCCGGGCTccggaggggcggggccgccgCGCCCGGCGAGGCCCAGGGCTCCGGGCCCCGGCGCGCCCGTCGGTGCAGCAGCGGAgccccggcggccgccgcgccCGCCAGGCACCGATGGCCCCTGGTCAGCTTCAGCGCCCTCCCCGCGCGTGGTGGGGCGAGGCCGTGCCCACGCGTGTCCGTCCGGCTGCGCGTCTGTCACTTGCACACTCGGAGCCCCTCCGGCCGCGCAGGCCCCGGCTCTGGGGTTGGCGGCTCCCGCGTCTGCCACCTCCAGGACCCGGAGCCGCCAACCCCAGCCTCCCGGCGAGCCGGGACTTCCCGGATGGGGCCATGCTTTCCTTCCAGGACAACCAGGGCTCCTCCCCTCCCGGCGATCTTTCTAGGAGGCCACCTCCAGAGATTCCGAGGCGATTTCCTCCCTGCCGGTACCAAACCGGTAACTCCTCTCACTGA